A stretch of Streptosporangium brasiliense DNA encodes these proteins:
- a CDS encoding 4-hydroxyphenylacetate 3-hydroxylase family protein yields MTDHRDGPDVTEARPKTRPLTGDEYIETLRDDREIYIYGDRVKDVTSHPAFHNPVRMTARLYDALHDPAKRDVLTAPTDTGSDGYTHRFFTTPHSAADLVADQQAIAAWARMSYGWMGRSPDYKASFLGTLGANADFYAPYADNARRWYRESQEKVLYWNHAIVHPPVDRSRPPDEVADVFIHVEKETDNGLVVSGAKVVATGSVLTHYNFIAHYGLPIKDRKFALVATVPMGAPGMKLICRPSYSATAAVMGSPFDYPLSSRLDENDTILILDKVLIPWENVFIYGDLGKVQLFTGQSGFSERFTFHGCTRLAVKLEFIAGLLAKALEITGTSDFRGVQSRLGEVLAWRNLFWAFSDAAARNPVAWKNGAVLPNPQYGMAYRWFMQIGYPRIKEIVQQDVASGLIYVNSSADDFKNPDIRPYLDKYVRGSGGVDSVERVKVMKLLWDAVGSEFGGRHELYERNYAGNHENTRVELLFAQLATGQVDDYKAFVDECLAEYDLDGWTVPDLNSFGNLRGVRDGLLND; encoded by the coding sequence ATGACCGACCATCGGGATGGCCCGGACGTGACGGAGGCGCGGCCGAAGACACGTCCGCTGACCGGCGACGAATACATCGAGACCTTGCGCGACGACCGGGAGATCTACATCTACGGCGACCGTGTCAAGGACGTCACCTCGCATCCGGCCTTCCACAACCCCGTCCGGATGACGGCGCGGCTGTACGACGCTCTGCACGACCCGGCCAAGCGTGACGTCCTCACCGCGCCGACGGACACCGGCAGCGACGGCTACACCCACCGCTTCTTCACCACCCCGCACAGCGCGGCCGACCTCGTGGCCGACCAGCAGGCCATCGCGGCCTGGGCCCGGATGAGCTACGGCTGGATGGGACGGAGCCCGGACTACAAGGCATCCTTCCTGGGCACGCTCGGGGCGAACGCCGACTTCTACGCCCCCTACGCCGACAACGCGCGGCGCTGGTACCGCGAGTCGCAGGAGAAGGTCCTGTACTGGAACCACGCGATCGTTCACCCGCCGGTCGACCGCAGCCGCCCGCCGGACGAGGTCGCGGACGTGTTCATCCACGTGGAGAAGGAGACCGACAACGGCCTGGTCGTGAGCGGGGCCAAGGTCGTCGCCACCGGTTCGGTGCTCACCCATTACAACTTCATCGCCCACTACGGCTTGCCGATCAAGGACCGGAAGTTCGCGCTGGTGGCCACCGTGCCGATGGGCGCGCCGGGGATGAAGCTGATCTGCCGGCCGTCCTACAGCGCCACGGCCGCGGTGATGGGCAGCCCGTTCGACTACCCGCTCTCCTCACGGCTGGACGAGAACGACACCATCCTCATCCTCGACAAGGTGCTCATCCCGTGGGAGAACGTGTTCATCTACGGCGACCTGGGCAAGGTCCAGCTGTTCACCGGGCAGTCCGGATTCTCCGAGCGCTTCACCTTCCACGGCTGCACGCGCCTGGCGGTGAAACTGGAGTTCATCGCCGGCCTGCTGGCCAAGGCACTGGAGATCACCGGCACCTCGGATTTCCGAGGTGTGCAGAGCCGGCTGGGCGAGGTCCTGGCCTGGCGCAACCTGTTCTGGGCCTTCTCCGACGCGGCCGCGCGCAACCCGGTCGCGTGGAAGAACGGCGCGGTGCTGCCCAATCCCCAGTACGGCATGGCCTACCGGTGGTTCATGCAGATCGGCTACCCGAGGATCAAGGAGATCGTGCAGCAGGACGTCGCCAGCGGACTGATCTACGTCAACTCCAGCGCCGATGACTTCAAGAACCCAGACATCCGCCCCTACCTGGACAAATACGTCCGCGGTTCGGGCGGCGTCGACTCCGTCGAGCGGGTCAAGGTGATGAAGCTGCTGTGGGACGCGGTCGGCTCCGAGTTCGGCGGCCGACACGAACTGTACGAGCGCAACTACGCGGGCAACCACGAGAACACCCGGGTGGAGCTGCTGTTCGCACAGTTGGCCACCGGACAGGTCGACGACTACAAGGCCTTCGTCGACGAATGTCTCGCCGAGTACGACCTGGACGGCTGGACGGTGCCCGATCTCAACTCCTTCGGCAACCTGCGGGGCGTCAGGGACGGCCTGCTCAACGACTGA
- a CDS encoding prephenate dehydrogenase, translating into MTTAMVADAPPDARVPGGGVAEEPADPVGVRRVTVVGSGVIGTSIALRLRRAGIHVGLSDRDTGALAQAVRMGAGTALTRDDPPADVVVIATPPSTVVDVLREAQARGLGAVYTDVASAKTRIIADAELAGCDFTTYVPGHPMAGRELSGPCAAHADLFTGRPWALCPHPATPAGPVRLVAQLVGVCGGELRVLTPEAHDRAAAAVSHVPHLVSAALAAWFAGADQSTLSLAGRGLQDTTRVATGAPGLWCDILQQNADPIAAVLDAVVRDLTTAAGALRSADHARGGPLADLLVRGNRGREHILGGPAGAQERTVA; encoded by the coding sequence ATGACGACCGCGATGGTTGCCGACGCCCCGCCGGATGCCCGCGTACCCGGCGGGGGCGTTGCGGAGGAACCTGCGGACCCGGTCGGGGTCCGCCGCGTCACGGTTGTCGGCAGCGGTGTGATCGGGACCTCGATCGCACTCAGGCTGCGCCGTGCCGGCATCCACGTCGGGCTGTCCGACCGGGACACCGGCGCGCTGGCGCAGGCGGTGAGGATGGGGGCGGGGACCGCGCTGACGCGCGACGATCCCCCCGCCGACGTCGTGGTCATCGCCACCCCGCCGTCCACCGTCGTCGACGTGCTGCGCGAGGCCCAGGCCCGCGGGCTGGGCGCCGTCTACACCGATGTCGCCAGCGCCAAGACCCGCATCATCGCCGACGCGGAGCTGGCCGGATGTGACTTCACCACCTACGTTCCCGGGCATCCGATGGCCGGCCGTGAGCTGTCGGGCCCCTGCGCGGCGCACGCGGACCTGTTCACGGGCCGGCCGTGGGCGCTGTGCCCGCACCCGGCGACGCCGGCGGGGCCGGTGCGGCTGGTGGCGCAGCTGGTCGGGGTGTGCGGGGGAGAGCTCAGGGTGCTCACCCCCGAGGCGCACGACCGGGCCGCCGCCGCGGTCTCGCACGTGCCGCACCTGGTGTCGGCGGCGCTCGCGGCGTGGTTCGCGGGCGCCGACCAGAGCACGCTCTCGCTGGCGGGCAGGGGCCTGCAGGACACGACCCGGGTCGCCACCGGAGCTCCCGGCCTCTGGTGCGACATCCTGCAGCAGAACGCCGACCCGATCGCCGCGGTGCTGGACGCGGTGGTCCGGGATCTGACCACCGCCGCCGGCGCGCTGCGCAGCGCCGACCACGCCAGAGGCGGACCGCTGGCCGATCTGCTCGTCCGGGGCAACCGGGGCCGCGAGCACATACTCGGCGGTCCGGCCGGCGCCCAGGAGAGGACGGTGGCCTGA
- a CDS encoding TIGR03084 family metal-binding protein yields the protein MSELEGVLNDLTAEGDELARLVAGLDAEQWRLPTPAPGWTIADQIAHLAFIFRLAGTAASDAEAFKVLAAGAEKDFDGAVNAALADYKNDPPEVLLDRWQAEREAVVKALAAVPPGETVPWLVNPLPPVILACAGIMEQFAHGQDIADALGARLERTDRIGHLVVFAVLTRDFGYLARGLTPPAGEFRFELTAPSGQVWAYGPEDSEQKVTGPAVDFCLLVTRRRHRDDLALTATGAEADHWLDIAQAYRGPAGAGRSPGQFADA from the coding sequence GTGAGCGAGCTGGAGGGCGTGCTCAACGACCTGACCGCCGAGGGCGACGAACTCGCCCGGCTGGTGGCAGGGCTCGACGCGGAGCAGTGGCGGCTGCCCACTCCCGCACCCGGATGGACGATCGCCGACCAGATCGCCCACCTCGCCTTCATCTTCAGGCTGGCCGGGACGGCGGCATCCGACGCGGAGGCGTTCAAGGTCCTGGCCGCGGGGGCGGAGAAGGATTTCGACGGCGCGGTGAACGCCGCGCTCGCCGACTACAAGAACGACCCGCCGGAGGTGCTGCTCGACCGCTGGCAGGCCGAGCGCGAGGCCGTGGTCAAGGCGCTGGCCGCCGTCCCGCCGGGTGAGACGGTGCCCTGGCTGGTCAACCCGCTGCCGCCCGTCATCCTCGCGTGCGCCGGGATCATGGAGCAGTTCGCACATGGCCAGGACATCGCCGACGCGCTCGGCGCGCGCCTGGAGCGGACCGACCGGATCGGGCACCTGGTCGTGTTCGCGGTGCTGACCAGGGACTTCGGCTATCTGGCGCGGGGGCTGACGCCGCCGGCCGGGGAGTTCCGCTTCGAGCTCACCGCCCCCTCGGGACAGGTGTGGGCCTACGGGCCGGAGGACTCCGAGCAGAAGGTCACCGGGCCCGCCGTGGACTTCTGCCTGCTGGTGACCAGGCGCCGCCACCGCGACGACCTCGCGCTCACCGCCACCGGTGCCGAGGCCGACCACTGGCTGGACATCGCTCAGGCGTACCGGGGACCGGCCGGGGCCGGCCGTTCCCCCGGGCAGTTCGCCGACGCCTGA
- a CDS encoding DHA2 family efflux MFS transporter permease subunit — MTARPARPSPWLALGVLCIANFLILLDTTIVNVAAPDMMRTLGAGLDKVLWVLNGYLLAFASSLIVFGRLGDLLGPRSVFVAGLGLFTLASALCGLSQTPDQLIAARVLQGVGAAALLPQALVLISAIFPPERRGGAFGIFAAVAGVASVSGPTLGGLLVTRLGWQSIFYLNVPVALAGMLLALRYVPGLRPGVSHRFDLVGVLLATSGLSALVYGLVEGERHGWGTVAGPVTIPGILAVAGVLLVLFVLWERRQPEPLLPLRLFRNRNYTIATLITLIMSFSLYGLLFVFMIEAQAVLGMSPLAAGVAGLPLTLALTVVAPAAGRLTDRVGGRILLIVGLACCSLGVFAVAVVSATSATAATFLVPFLVVGVGMGLTFAPATTEAMREIPPRQAGAASGVLNTARQVGAALGAAVIGAVLQNRLAESLLREAGERLAQLPEGVRQAYLAGLGAGAAPGGPAAGPPATGPLPGALPADVAARFARLTREAFGEGFVAAGRPTLGVVAAVLLLGSLLAVFMVRRRRAVAAPRRDSTHGEDSVISADASLIR, encoded by the coding sequence ATGACCGCCCGGCCGGCACGCCCGAGTCCGTGGCTCGCGCTGGGCGTCCTCTGCATCGCCAACTTCCTGATCCTGCTGGACACCACCATCGTCAACGTCGCCGCGCCGGACATGATGAGGACGCTGGGGGCGGGACTCGACAAGGTGCTGTGGGTCCTGAACGGATACCTGCTGGCGTTCGCGTCGTCGCTGATCGTCTTCGGGCGGCTGGGCGACCTGCTCGGTCCCCGGTCCGTCTTCGTCGCCGGCCTCGGGCTGTTCACGCTCGCCTCGGCGCTGTGCGGCCTGTCCCAGACGCCCGACCAGCTGATCGCCGCCAGGGTGCTGCAGGGTGTCGGGGCGGCGGCGCTGCTGCCGCAGGCGCTCGTGCTCATCTCGGCGATCTTCCCGCCCGAACGGCGCGGCGGGGCCTTCGGGATCTTCGCGGCGGTGGCCGGCGTCGCCTCGGTGAGCGGGCCGACGCTGGGCGGGCTCCTGGTCACCCGGCTGGGCTGGCAGTCGATCTTCTATCTCAACGTCCCCGTGGCGCTGGCCGGCATGCTGCTGGCGCTCCGCTACGTGCCGGGTCTGCGGCCGGGGGTGTCGCACCGCTTCGACCTGGTCGGCGTACTGCTGGCCACCAGCGGCCTGTCCGCGCTGGTGTACGGCCTGGTCGAGGGGGAGCGCCACGGCTGGGGAACGGTCGCGGGGCCGGTGACGATCCCCGGGATCCTCGCCGTCGCGGGGGTGCTGCTGGTGCTGTTCGTGCTGTGGGAACGCCGTCAGCCGGAGCCACTGCTGCCGCTGCGGCTGTTCCGCAACCGCAACTACACCATCGCCACGCTCATCACACTGATCATGTCGTTCTCGCTCTACGGGCTGCTGTTCGTCTTCATGATCGAGGCGCAGGCCGTACTGGGGATGAGCCCGCTGGCGGCGGGGGTCGCCGGGCTGCCCCTGACCCTCGCGCTGACCGTGGTCGCCCCGGCCGCTGGCCGGCTGACCGACCGGGTCGGCGGCCGGATCCTGCTCATCGTGGGCCTGGCCTGCTGTTCACTGGGCGTGTTCGCCGTCGCGGTCGTCTCGGCGACCTCGGCGACGGCGGCGACGTTCCTCGTCCCGTTCCTCGTCGTCGGCGTCGGCATGGGCCTGACGTTCGCCCCGGCGACGACGGAGGCGATGCGCGAGATCCCTCCGCGGCAGGCCGGGGCCGCCTCGGGCGTGCTCAACACGGCGCGGCAGGTCGGTGCGGCCCTGGGCGCGGCCGTGATCGGGGCCGTCCTGCAGAACAGGCTGGCGGAGTCGCTGCTGCGGGAGGCGGGGGAGCGCCTGGCGCAGCTCCCGGAGGGGGTCCGGCAGGCGTATCTGGCCGGGCTGGGCGCAGGCGCCGCCCCCGGCGGACCCGCGGCCGGCCCGCCTGCCACGGGTCCGCTGCCGGGCGCCCTGCCGGCCGACGTCGCCGCCCGCTTCGCCCGGCTGACCCGAGAGGCCTTCGGTGAGGGCTTCGTGGCGGCCGGCAGGCCGACGCTGGGCGTCGTGGCCGCGGTGCTCCTGCTCGGCAGCCTGCTCGCGGTCTTCATGGTGCGAAGGCGGCGGGCGGTGGCCGCGCCGCGCCGCGACAGCACCCATGGAGAAGACAGCGTGATTTCCGCTGATGCATCCTTGATTCGATAA
- a CDS encoding carboxymuconolactone decarboxylase family protein, whose translation MSRILTPVARRSALSQIRHVSAVRPGAALDLVGRVYGQVERDFGMLAPPVILHSPAPEPLAACWLMLRESLLAQGTVSRAIKEAVAAAVSMGNSCPYCVDVHSATLHSLVQGQYAAEIAADRIEEITDPGVRRIAAWARASDRRETAARHELPSPAEQAPELVGVAVTFQYFNRMVNVFLDESPVPPEVPAGIRPVLMRLLGLFMRPAARRAHAPGASLGLLPDAPLPADLSWAEGTANIAEAFARACAAIERGGRRSVPEEVRDLVSAELAGWNGGPAGLSRAWVSESVSALPPAQRPAGRLALLTAMASYQVDRALIDDFRRDNPDDRALVELTSWASLAAARRVGGWMRTGPGLQTAPSTGPDRAT comes from the coding sequence ATGAGCAGGATCCTCACCCCCGTGGCACGGCGGAGCGCGCTGTCCCAGATCCGCCACGTCTCCGCGGTCAGACCAGGCGCCGCGCTGGATCTCGTCGGGAGAGTCTACGGGCAGGTCGAACGGGACTTCGGCATGCTGGCGCCGCCGGTGATCCTGCACTCGCCCGCTCCGGAACCCCTGGCGGCCTGCTGGCTGATGCTGCGGGAGTCGCTCCTGGCCCAGGGGACGGTCAGCAGGGCGATCAAGGAGGCGGTGGCCGCCGCGGTGTCGATGGGCAACAGCTGCCCTTACTGCGTGGACGTGCACAGCGCGACGCTGCACAGCCTCGTGCAGGGGCAGTACGCCGCCGAGATCGCCGCTGACCGCATCGAGGAGATCACCGACCCCGGCGTGCGCCGGATCGCCGCGTGGGCGCGGGCCAGCGACAGGCGGGAGACGGCCGCCCGGCACGAGCTGCCGTCACCGGCGGAGCAGGCTCCGGAGCTGGTCGGGGTGGCGGTCACCTTCCAGTACTTCAACCGTATGGTCAACGTGTTCCTGGACGAGTCCCCGGTGCCGCCGGAGGTGCCCGCCGGGATCCGCCCGGTCCTCATGCGGCTGCTGGGGCTGTTCATGAGGCCGGCGGCCCGCAGGGCTCACGCCCCCGGCGCGTCCCTCGGCCTGCTGCCGGACGCGCCGCTGCCGGCCGATCTGTCCTGGGCGGAGGGCACGGCCAACATCGCCGAGGCCTTCGCCCGGGCCTGCGCCGCCATCGAGCGGGGCGGCCGGCGTTCGGTGCCGGAAGAGGTCCGGGATCTGGTCTCCGCCGAGCTGGCCGGGTGGAACGGCGGGCCGGCGGGGCTCAGCCGGGCCTGGGTCTCCGAGTCGGTCTCCGCCCTGCCGCCCGCCCAGCGGCCGGCCGGCCGGCTGGCGCTGCTGACGGCGATGGCCTCCTACCAGGTCGACCGGGCGCTCATCGACGACTTCCGGCGGGACAACCCCGACGACCGCGCGCTCGTCGAGCTCACCTCGTGGGCGAGCCTGGCCGCGGCGCGGCGGGTGGGCGGCTGGATGCGGACCGGGCCGGGGCTGCAGACCGCTCCGTCCACGGGGCCTGACCGGGCGACATGA